One region of Oryza glaberrima chromosome 7, OglaRS2, whole genome shotgun sequence genomic DNA includes:
- the LOC127780068 gene encoding uncharacterized protein LOC127780068: MSSRSAARGGVPRPRRPSSGGGGGGSNTPRPGGGGGVFPGRAEGFNWWGAGGRAAAAASTAPLARRQACGRAGRASAMARVPTGNREVVRRALSPPATRSRGAGALRRWSFRPAPSRLRNASSSPSSPASPRSP, from the coding sequence ATGAGTTCTCgctcggcggcgcgaggaggggtgccgcggccgaggaggccgagcagcggcggcggcggcggcggcagtaaCACGCCGAGGCCGGGCGGTGGGGGTGGCGTGTTCCCCGGGCGAGCGGAGGGGTTCAACTGGTGGGGCgcgggcgggcgagcggcggcggcggcatcgacggCGCCGTTGGCGAGGCGGCAGGCGTGCGGCAGGGCAGGCAGGGCGTCGGCGATGGCTCGGGTGCCGACGGGGAACCGGGAGGTGGTGCGGCGGGCGCTGTCGCCGCCCGCCACGCgcagccgcggcgccggcgcgctgAGGAGGTGGAGCTTCCGGCCGGCGCCGAGCCGGCTCCGcaacgcgtcgtcgtcgccgtcctcccctGCCTCGCCACGGTCGCCGTGA